A genomic window from Prunus persica cultivar Lovell chromosome G2, Prunus_persica_NCBIv2, whole genome shotgun sequence includes:
- the LOC109947197 gene encoding rust resistance kinase Lr10-like has product MCSESAGITLCQCCRDYTSHFFVRIMLLINFLCWLLIVVDVDAVHGGVGLESCREARCKPDGPAIRFPFRLKGKQPIHCGYHGFDLSCTNASQTLLEMPSSSSNLFVEKIKYTSQEIEIYYHNDYPSGNIFYFSLSSSPLQFVPGPDNYNYTLFSCPYSPERSNIDFCGMELGPYHFDIPENQTYAVNAQCSIDRMPIESCTKLHDYTSIPDISPVLAMKKTMKLHWSKPSCRHCKEMGKACRSKISEYSLAHVQTAESECLDFPEGSSRRGTRIKISVCTVSVALIAVGALIIFHVYISNKTEKTNQLRIERFLEDYIAQKPSRYSYADIKRITNQFKDKLGQGAYGTVFKGKLSSELLVAVKILNNSNENNGEDFTNEMGTMGRVHHVNVVRLVGFCADGFIRALVYEFLPNGSLQNFLSSADNKNSFLGWDKLQDIALGIAKGIEYLHQGCDHRILHFDIKPHNILLDQNFTPKVSDFGLAKLCARDQSAISMTTVRGTMGYIAPEVFSRNFGSVSYKSDVYSFGTLLLEMVGGRKNFKVMEDSTDQVYFPEWIYNLLEQGDDLRIHIEDEGDAKIAKKLAIVGLWCVQWHPIDRPPMKVVVQMLEREGDNLTIPPNPFCSTSN; this is encoded by the exons ATGTGCTCTGAATCTGCAGGGATTACACTTTGTCAATGCTGCAGGGATTACACTTCccatttttttgttagaaTAATGCTTCTGATCAATTTCTTATGCTGGTTGCTCATAGTAGTAGATGTCGATGCAGTCCATGGCGGAGTAGGCCTTGAAAGTTGCAGAGAAGCAAGATGTAAACCGGACGGCCCAGCCATCCGATTCCCATTTCGACTTAAAGGTAAGCAGCCAATCCATTGCGGTTACCATGGCTTTGATCTATCATGCACTAACGCCAGCCAGACTCTGCTCGAGATGCCATCTTCATCTAGTAACCTCTTCGTTGAAAAGATTAAGTACACATCTCAGGAGATTGAAATATATTACCACAATGATTACCCATCgggaaatattttttacttcagtttatcttcttctcccttACAATTTGTGCCTGGACCAGATAACTATAATTATACGCTATTCAGTTGTCCATATTCACCAGAAAGATCCAACATCGATTTTTGTGGGATGGAACTGGGACCTTACCACTTTGACATTCCTGAAAACCAGACATATGCTGTCAACGCTCAATGTTCTATTGATAGAATGCCCATAGAGTCCTGTACCAAGCTGCATGACTATACATCAATTCCAGACATATCACCAGTCTTGGCAATGAAAAAAACTATGAAGTTGCATTGGTCCAAACCATCATGTCGACATTGCAAAGAGATGGGCAAGGCGTGTAGATCAAAGATTAGTGAATATAGTCTTGCACATGTTCAGACTGCAGAAAGCGAATGTTTAGATTTCCCTGAAG GTAGTAGCCGTAGAGGGACACGCATAAAGATATCAG TTTGCACAGTTTCTGTGGCTCTTATTGCAGTGGGGGCTCTCATCATCTTCCATGTCTATATCTCcaacaaaacagagaaaacaaaTCAGTTGAGAATTGAAAGATTTTTGGAAGATTACATAGCTCAGAAGCCAAGCAGATATTCCTATGCTGATATTAAGAGGATAACAAATcaattcaaggacaagttGGGGCAAGGGGCCTATGGAACAGTTTTTAAAGGGAAGCTTTCCTCTGAATTGCTTGTTGCTGTGAAAATCCTCAacaattcaaatgaaaataatggaGAAGATTTTACAAATGAAATGGGAACAATGGGTCGCGTGCACCATGTCAATGTGGTGCGCTTGGTTGGCTTTTGTGCCGATGGGTTTATACGAGCTCTTGTGTATGAATTCTTACCAAATGGTTCATTACAAAACTTTTTATCATCAGCAGATAATAAAAATTCTTTCCTTGGTTGGGATAAGTTGCAAGATATTGCTTTAGGTATTGCCAAAGGAATTGAGTATCTTCACCAAGGGTGTGACCACCGAATCCTCCACTTCGACATCAAACCCCATAACATTTTGCTGGACCAGAATTTCACTCCGAAAGTTTCCGATTTTGGTCTAGCCAAGTTATGCGCAAGGGATCAAAGCGCAATATCCATGACAACCGTCAGGGGAACCATGGGCTACATTGCACCCGAAGTGTTCTCTAGGAACTTCGGTAGTGTGTCCTACAAGTCAGATGTCTATAGTTTCGGGACGTTGTTGCTGGAAATGGTTGGTGGCAGAAAAAACTTTAAGGTCATGGAGGACTCCACCGACCAAGTCTACTTTCCAGAATGGATTTATAACCTTTTAGAACAAGGAGACGACCTACGGATCCATATTGAGGATGAAGGAGATGCTAAAATTGCAAAGAAACTTGCCATTGTGGGTCTATGGTGCGTCCAATGGCACCCAATAGATCGTCCTCCAATGAAAGTTGTAGTTCAAATGTTAGAAAGAGAAGGTGACAATCTAACCATACCACCCAATCCTTTCTGCTCTACTTCGAACTGA